A window from Acidobacteriota bacterium encodes these proteins:
- a CDS encoding transcriptional regulator: MKRSLPDARLDAVFHALGDRTRRALLARLADGPAMVTELAEPFRMSLPAVSRHIRVLEKARLVARNVDGRVHRCSLRAEPLAGIQQWLNHYRHFWEGTLDSLVAYVEHSKHE; encoded by the coding sequence ATGAAACGATCTTTGCCCGACGCCAGGCTTGACGCGGTTTTCCACGCTCTGGGCGATCGCACGCGGCGAGCGTTGCTGGCCAGGCTGGCCGATGGTCCGGCGATGGTCACCGAATTGGCAGAGCCATTTCGCATGTCACTGCCGGCCGTCTCGCGGCATATCCGCGTGCTGGAAAAGGCTCGTCTGGTGGCAAGAAATGTCGATGGCCGCGTGCACCGGTGCTCATTGCGGGCGGAGCCGCTCGCCGGCATACAGCAGTGGCTCAACCACTATCGCCACTTCTGGGAGGGGACGCTCGACTCGCTCGTCGCCTACGTCGAACACAGCAAACATGAATAG
- a CDS encoding PadR family transcriptional regulator has product MLDRELKKGSAELMILSLVEDRARHGYEISKLIETRSGGTLRFNVASLYPLLYRLEDRGWIQGRWTEKPGQRRRRYYKLTASGRKVLRAQRNTWQSFVAAMSRITGLENA; this is encoded by the coding sequence ATGCTGGATCGTGAACTGAAAAAGGGCAGCGCAGAACTGATGATCCTCTCGCTGGTGGAGGACCGGGCGCGGCATGGGTACGAGATCAGCAAGCTCATTGAGACGCGTTCAGGCGGGACGTTGCGCTTTAATGTCGCCTCTCTCTATCCCCTCCTTTATCGGCTGGAAGACCGCGGGTGGATTCAGGGACGCTGGACGGAAAAACCGGGCCAGCGGCGTCGTCGGTACTACAAATTGACCGCCTCTGGACGCAAGGTGCTGAGAGCGCAGCGCAATACCTGGCAATCGTTTGTCGCAGCTATGAGCCGGATTACGGGGTTGGAGAATGCCTGA